One part of the Phragmites australis chromosome 3, lpPhrAust1.1, whole genome shotgun sequence genome encodes these proteins:
- the LOC133912891 gene encoding mitochondrial import receptor subunit TOM6 homolog, protein MFLGSIPRRPSKEAAYKQLKSHLLVMTSCVAVIRAAPYILHFLTRDGDVQELKLEF, encoded by the coding sequence ATGTTCCTGGGCTCGATCCCGCGGCGTCCGAGCAAGGAGGCGGCGTACAAGCAGTTGAAGTCGCACCTCCTCGTCATGACCTCCTGCGTCGCGGTTATCCGCGCCGCCCCCTACATCCTCCACTTCCTCACCCGCGACGGCGACGTCCAGGAGCTCAAGCTCGAGTTCTAG